The nucleotide window CGCATACGAAAACCGTTTTTTGGTTTGATTTTATTCGTAGAGTGGAAATGTTGGTTCACAATGTCATTTTTGATCATTACTACCAAGACAACTTCGCACTTTTGCAGTACAAATTTTTTTCGTAGCTTGCAAAATTAATTCCAAGAATTTTTTCCTTGATTGAATCACACCGTAGAATGATTTGCAAGATTTTTCCCAACTCAGTTTTTTCCCTGAAAACTTTTTTTGTCAAAGCTCATATCAATAGATCACATACCATCTACGGATCAATTACCTGATCTTTGATCTTGGAGCTTGAAAGATCCGAAAAACGTAAACCTTAAATACTATATATAGAACGGACTACTATAAAAATGGAAACATGTCCATTGTGTGGCGAAGAAGTCACAGCAAATCACGGAGTGCACTCCCATATCAAAAAGATGCACCCACAAAGCATTCTAGCCCAGTAAACTAGGCGAATTGTTTTTTATTTTCTCTATCGCTCCTAGCCTCGGCTGAATTAGGCTCAAAAGTTTCGCATTAGATCTTTTGGTAAAATAGATTTCACACCTTTCGATTTCAATAAACTACAGTAAACCAGCCATGACAAACTTCCAGAACTCATGGTCCAAACCATCGACACCAAGTGTATCTGAAAAATTGGGCGACGTCCTCAAGCCAAAAGGCGCATTAAAGCCAAGAATTGAGCAGGCAGTAAAAGGCCTTCACAACCAAATCTCAAAGCTTGACGGAATGCTGACCAAACTAAAGCAAAGAGAGGAAAAACTGTTCCAAAGAATAGTTGCAGCAACCCAAAAACACGATACTCACACTAGCAAAGTTTTAGCAAACGAACTAGCCGAGGTCCGAAAGGTCTCAAAGATGCTAGGAAATTGCAGAATGGCACTAGAGCAAATCGAACTAAGACTAACGACATTCAGCGACCTAGGAGACACAGTAGTCACAATAGCACCAACAATCGGCCTAATGAGAAGCCTCAAGTCTTCGCTTGGCAAGTTCATGCCAGAGGCAGACCACGAACTAGGTATGATGACCGAGATGCTAAATGGACTAATGACAGAGTCCTTCTCAGGCGAGGGTGCGTTTGGCATGGATCAAACAACCAACGAAGAATCCGAAAGGATTCTAGAGGAAGCAGCAGCCGTTGCAGAGGCGTCAGTTGGGGACAGATTCCCATCAACGCCAGTCAGCGCAAAGTCCGCTACCTCGACAAGATACCTCTAAAGTATCTCGTTTCCCCTTTTATTATTCCAAAAACTGTCTGTTATGGCATGGTATCAAACCGAAATCTCTAGACGAATTTTGCTAAAAATGACCGTTTCGCTATACGTTCCGCTATGAAATACCCTAAGATTTGGGTCTTGATTCCTTGATTGCCTTGACCTTGTTTGCCTCGCCTTCGACTACACTGTCTATGCTGGCTAGCTTGCTTCGTAGGTTACTTATTAGGGCACCAACCTCATCTGCCTGGCTCTCCACTTGGGCGCGTTTATTGGACAGGTCCCGTATCCCACGACCCTCCTCTTCTATGTATTCACTGACTTTGACTAGTTTTTCCTTCAAATTCTGAATATCAACGGATTCATCCTCGATCTCCTTGACTAGCCTGGTTCGTTTGTCCTTTAGACTCTTTATCATTAATCCTACGTAATCAATTGCTTCTTCTAGCTTGGCACGCTTGTTCATCAAATCCCCAATACCTATCTCAGAGCCAGATCCTGTCTGTTCCGCTATGCGTTCCGCTTCGATTTTGGGTTTTTCCTGCTCTAACATACCTGTACTTTGTTGGGATTCCTCGGTCTTCTTAAATTTTTCAAACATGTTGTATCAGTTATGGTAGATAATGCCATTTTATTCCTAATAAAGATAAAGTAAGACAAAATCCCACAACTAACAAAAATTTCCAACCCATGTTTTTGGATTGTTTTTTCCCCCGCATCAAAATATGTCAATTTTTGGGTGTTCCAACCACCCGAAACGCGCATTCCGCTATACGTTCCGCTGTGGGGTTTCAAAATGTCCCTAATCTATGTAGCTCACTATTACTATAGCATGTCAAAACAACAATACAGGTCCGAAATGGGCATAATGGGAGATATCCTCAATGTCACCATGGAAGGCGGCAGACAGGGAACTATCGTCTCTGCAATATCCAGACGAGCAAACCTTTCGCACTATGCCGTAATAGACAAGTGTGAAAAGCTCTCTACAGCAGGCTTGGTCCAAACCGTAAAAACCGACAAAAACCGACTATATACAATCACTGAAAAAGGCATCGAGTTTGTCCAAGAGTTCCGCAAGTTCCAATCCGTCCTAGATGCGCTGAATTTGAGGTATTAACCATGAAAAACCAAGGGGCAGTACTCTGTATCCAAGAAGACATACCCAACATTGAGGGAATGCTTTTTGTAAGGATTACAGATATCCTCATTAGAATGGTAAAAGCACCACTAATAGCTATAGGCCTTCTTCTTACAGTAGTACTGCCTGCACAATCTTTTGGTTCACTTCGAGCCGTTGACTTTACAATTTACCCAGATGGCACTACTCATATTTCTCAACAATCATCCGCTGATCCAACCGAGCCAGAACTCAAGGTTCCACTCTTTGGTAAATCTATTGATAATTTTGTAGTCCAAGACGAGGACGGCTTGCTCTTATCGTTTGATATTGATAGCAAGGGAGCAACAATTCAGACTTTTGGCGCATCTTCCGTCACTGTTGCTTATGACAGCTATGATCTAGTATCAAAGAAGGGCAAAATCTGGACCTTTGCGGTAGACTCGCCAGTTGACTATACTGTAACAATGCCAGACGAATCAACCGTAGTCGATATTGCAAATCCAGATAACATTGACTCCATTAATGAAAAACAACTCTCATTACTCAAAGGCAAAAACCAGATAGAGTATTTCTTTAGCACATCAGGTCCTGCGCTTTCTGCACTAAATGCAATCAATGACGCAAAGACGCTAGTTGCAGAAGCAGCAACTCAGGGAATTGATGTAAATGCAGTGCAAGAAAAACTAGATCTGGCAGTATTTGCATATGACAATAAAAAATACACAGATGCCGAAGATCTGGCACTAGAAGCAAACGCATTGGCTCTGCAAAAAATAGATGAGCACAAAACCAATCAACCAACAGAAAACCCAGTCAACTGGCTAAAAGACAATGTGGTTGGAATCGCAACCTCGATTGTGGCAATCGGTGGTGCAGTAACCACACTCACATTAATTCTCAAAAAGACCAAAGGAGCAGTCCAAAAGACAATCAAGCCATTGCTGAACAACAAAGATGAGGATTCCGAGCCTGAACCAGAGGTAGATGCGGACGAGCTGGTCACTCAAGAGATGAGGGAAGATGACAAACAACTGGTCTCGTATTTGGAGAAAAACGGCGGCCAAGCCTTTGAGCGTGATCTGAGAAAGAAATTCCTCTTACCCAGAACCACAATGTGGCGTGCAGTAAAACGACTTGAACGACAAGGTATTATTGAAATAGAGAAAAAAGACTTTCAGAACTTGGTTCGACTAAGGAAAAAGGAGGAGTCACAACAATGAAAACCATACTAACTATGGCATTATTTGCACTAGTTGCTAGCATGATGGTAGCACCAGCATTTGCAGATTCCAAGCTGGACTCTTTTGTAAATTTGGCAAACCAGGCAAGAACACAAGTAAAGATTCAGCTGGACAAGATGCCTTCGGCACCTGAAGAGGCAAAATCTCTGTACGCAATGGGAGATTCCGAGACAGAGCAGCTGATCGCGTCTGTCAAGAAAGACGATGCCGCAGAGGCAAAAAAGCACTTTTTGGCAGCAATGAAGGCATTCAGACAAGTCACACAGATTTTCTCAGAGCCAACGCCAATGGCTGCAAAAATAGCAACACCTCCACCACAGGCAGCACCAGTTCCAGAATTTGACTATGCAAATGCGCTCAAAAGATTTGAGGCAAATATCAACATACTAAAGGCAAGTGCCAACAAGAACAACCTGCCGGTTGACTTTAGCAGATTTGATAATCTACTCCAGACTGCAAAAACACACCTTGAGAATGACGATATGGCATCACTGGAAAAAACATTCGTAGAACTAAAGAACGCTGGCGCAGAACTTCAAACCACAATCAAAAACATGGTAAAAGAGCGCTCCAACACAAGAGCTGTCTCTTTTGCAAACAAGTACATTACAAAAATAGATGCAGTTTTGGCTCAGGCCAAAGAACTAAACCTCTCTGAGGAGCAAATTGCCAAGCTCCAAAAGGCACGAGAAGAATTAGCATCTGCAGGCGACCCAACCCAGATGGTCATCAAAATAAGACACGTCTACCAGATAAACTTGGATCTGCTGGATGCCAAGAACCAGAAAATCCTCTCAGAAATATCCAAGCTAGAAAGCAGACTGTTGCTTTTGGAGCCAAAAGTAGACGATACAATACGACCCAAATTTGATTCGGCAAGATCGATTTTGGCCTCACTAAAAGACCCAGCATCAACTGACGATCCAATAAAGCTACTAAGAGCATTAGACTCTGCAATCAGAGAAATCGAGTCCTATTTGTTATCATTACAAGCTCAACCCACGGCAAACACTCAAGCAGCAGAAACGCCAAAAGAAACCCCAAGGGAATCATTCCAATTATCGGATACAAGACCTCAGACTGAGGCACTAAAGGCAGAAACAAAAGATACCAAAACACAAGACAAGGCAGACAAACAAGACCGCCAAAAAAACAAAGACGCAAACAAAAAGCAACCATCCGAAGTCTCCAGAATCGAGGCAAAGCTAGCAGAACTGGAACCCCACATTGACGAGAACATCAAGCCAAAGTTTGAATCTGCAAAATCAATGCTTGCAAAGCTCAAAGAGACAGGCGTAGAGCCCAAAAAGACAATCCGTGCAATCAATGCACTGATTGATGAAATAACCCAATATGTCGAATCCTCAGATTCTGAGGACGATGACAGATCCTAACAAAACTTCATATAGATTTTGAAGAACAGCAAATTTGCATGGGATCAAAGCAGATTTCTGTCGGCGTTGGCATACCAATGATTATAGTTGGTGCACTGATGGCGTTTTTGTGGGCACCGACCAGCACAGAGTTCTTTGAGACAATCGAATTTGTTGGAGGATTGATCGGAATCTTGGGCGTGATCTTTTTTGTTGCAGGCCTCATGTATACAAAGCAGCCGGTAATCTCCTAGTCTGAATTAAATAATGAATCCCACTAGTCAGGCTACTTGAAAGTCAGACTGTTTGAAATATTCACATCACTTGAGGGCGAAGGCATTCTTTATGGAACAAAGACACTTTTTGTAAGGCTGGCAGGATGCCCCTTTACCTGTTTTTACTGCGACACCAAAGAATCACTCCCAATGGATTCTGGCCAAGAATATGAGATCAAAGATGCATGCTCTTTGATTGAAAAAAACCTAGTAGACAAAACCTACAAGGTGAATTTCACCGGAGGTGACCCACTAGTCCAAGCAGAGGCAGTGTCCGAGATGGCAAAATTCATCCAATCAAAAAAAATTCCAACATATTTAGAATCGTCCTGCTTTGACTCTAAAAAATTTGCCAAGGTCTTACCTTTCATTGATTATGTAAAAATCGAGCTAAAGACAAAGGACTCTGATTTTGTCGATCCAAAACATTATTCCACGTTAATAGAAAATGCACTGGAATGTCTCAAGCAATCGATTGCGGCAAAAAAACCAACTTATATCAAAATTGTGGTATCATCAAAAACAGAGCTGGACACATTTTCAGATTTGGTGGATAAAATTTTCAAAACCGTTAGCGCTAGGGATCTTAAGGGTTTTATAATACAGCCGACCTATGGTGTAGCAGAGCCAACATTGCAAAAACTTTTGAGCTTTTATGATGCGACTTTTTCTCACTATTCCGAGGTACGTGTAGTACCACAACTACACAAGCTGATAGGTGCTCCATGAACAAAGACAGAGTAAAGAAGCTAGTGCGCGAGCTAATCATTGAATTAGGTGAGGATCCAACACGCGAAGGTCTGCGAGGCACACCAGACAGAATCGCAGACATGTATGAGGAGATCTTTGCAGGCTATGACTCTGATTCGGAACTATCAGTCCAGTTCTCAGAGGACTCTGATGCAGTGGTGGTAAAGGACATCAAATTCTATTCAATGTGCGAGCACCACATGTTGCCATTCTTTGGAAAGGTAAGCATTGCGTATTTACCAAGTGGCCGTGTCTTTGGTGTATCAAAGCTGGTAAGACTGGTGGAAAAATACGCAAAACGACTCCAAATACAGGAGCGAATGACAAAAGACATTGCCGATGAGCTACATGCGCAAGGAGTCAAAGGCGTAATGGTATTATCTGAGGCAGAGCATCTCTGCATGAAAATGAGAGGAGTCAAAAACGACGCAACCATGACCTCTGCTGCATATAGAGGATTTTACGAAAGAAAGGAAAACCGCGAGGACGTGGTTGCCATAATTCGCAACGCAAAATCATCACTTCTTTGAAAAAGATAAATAATCAAGTGCAAGGTTAGCTTTTCGTGGGAGCACACAATAACGTTCACATTCCAGGAGAATCTTGGCCGCACTTTACATGGCTTGCAATAGAATTCTTCATCACCTTGGCAGTTGGCGCACTTTCCTCACGAGAGATAGTAAATATTATTGCAAAAGAGGCAACACCTGATATGCAAAACTGGTACTTTTTTGGAATAATTGCCGGAATTATCTTGGCATGGTACATGGGAATCAGACCGTTAGTGTTTAAGAGAAAAATTCTGGAAACTCGTTACTAGGCCAGATATTTCGTTTTGTCTTTGATCTTTGCCTGAATGAATGCGGCCTTTCTGTTATTGCAGGACTCACATTCTCCGCAGTGATATTTGGAATTTGCATAGCAGCTCCATGTCTGAAAGATCTCCTCACCAAACTTCTCATAGCCAGTCTTTACAAGTGTGCTCTTTGATATTCCAGCAGAATATGGCGACCAGACTTTGATCCTGTTTCTGATTCCAAGCCTAATTCCATCAATTTCTCCCTGATTCAGCGCAGCCTCTATTTTTTTTGAAAAAGCCGGCCGGCAGTCTGGATATTTGATGTCATCAGTGTGCGCACCATATGCCACAAGGGATGCCTTCAGAGAAAAAGCCCACGCAGTAGCAATTGTGACAAAAATTGCGTTTCTAATTGGCACCACAATAGAATACTCAAACTTTGATGGCAATGATTTTTTTGTACTGGTAAGAACATTGCTGGTGCCATAAAGCGCTTTCATGAAATCCAGTGGAATTATTTTATGCTCTTTTAGATGCAATGCCTTACCTACCTTTCTTGCGGCCTCTAGTTCCTTTGATGCCCGTTGGCCATACGAAAATGTAATTCCGTACAATTCGTATTGCTTTGATAAATGTGCCCCAAGGCACAACGAGTCCAGTCCGCCACTACAAATTACGACTGCTTTTTTCAATTTAGATCGTCTTTGCGCCACTACTTGGCTTGCAGATCACAACGGTGCAGTCTGTCTTTGCTGAGGCAAATCCCTTTTTCATTGCGTTTGCAATTTTGTTTAGGTTTGATTTTTTTGTGGCAAACGAAATCACTGACGGTCCTGCGCCAGATATGGTAACACCTAGTGCGCCTGCTTTTAGAGCATTTTTCTTGACGCTGCCAAATCCAGGTATCAGATGAGCCCGTGCCGGCTCGACAATCACATCCTGGATTGATCTGCCAATAAGTTCAGAGTCTTTTTGCACAAATCCTGCAACAATTGCGGCCGCATTAGAAAGATTAGTTACAGAATTAGACAATGGGACTTGTTTTGGAACGACACTACGAGATACTTCTGTTTTTTTCGCAGGAACTATCATCTTTGGAACCGCTACCACAAGTCTTAGATCCGATGGAGGCAAAATCTTGATCACATCTAGCGGCTTTGTTCTTACTATGACAAATCCGCCCAGAACAGATGCGGATACATTATCATAGTGGATGGAGCCTGCACTTGCACGCTCGCCAACCCCCGCACACTCTACCAAAGTATTTCCGTTTAGCTTTAGTCCAAATAGTTTGTCAAATGCAACTGCTGTAGCAGCTGCCGATGCTGCACTACTTCCCATC belongs to Candidatus Nitrosotenuis cloacae and includes:
- a CDS encoding Snf7 family protein, with the translated sequence MTNFQNSWSKPSTPSVSEKLGDVLKPKGALKPRIEQAVKGLHNQISKLDGMLTKLKQREEKLFQRIVAATQKHDTHTSKVLANELAEVRKVSKMLGNCRMALEQIELRLTTFSDLGDTVVTIAPTIGLMRSLKSSLGKFMPEADHELGMMTEMLNGLMTESFSGEGAFGMDQTTNEESERILEEAAAVAEASVGDRFPSTPVSAKSATSTRYL
- a CDS encoding transcriptional regulator, which encodes MLEQEKPKIEAERIAEQTGSGSEIGIGDLMNKRAKLEEAIDYVGLMIKSLKDKRTRLVKEIEDESVDIQNLKEKLVKVSEYIEEEGRGIRDLSNKRAQVESQADEVGALISNLRSKLASIDSVVEGEANKVKAIKESRPKS
- a CDS encoding winged helix-turn-helix domain-containing protein, encoding MSKQQYRSEMGIMGDILNVTMEGGRQGTIVSAISRRANLSHYAVIDKCEKLSTAGLVQTVKTDKNRLYTITEKGIEFVQEFRKFQSVLDALNLRY
- a CDS encoding helix-turn-helix transcriptional regulator, with the translated sequence MKNQGAVLCIQEDIPNIEGMLFVRITDILIRMVKAPLIAIGLLLTVVLPAQSFGSLRAVDFTIYPDGTTHISQQSSADPTEPELKVPLFGKSIDNFVVQDEDGLLLSFDIDSKGATIQTFGASSVTVAYDSYDLVSKKGKIWTFAVDSPVDYTVTMPDESTVVDIANPDNIDSINEKQLSLLKGKNQIEYFFSTSGPALSALNAINDAKTLVAEAATQGIDVNAVQEKLDLAVFAYDNKKYTDAEDLALEANALALQKIDEHKTNQPTENPVNWLKDNVVGIATSIVAIGGAVTTLTLILKKTKGAVQKTIKPLLNNKDEDSEPEPEVDADELVTQEMREDDKQLVSYLEKNGGQAFERDLRKKFLLPRTTMWRAVKRLERQGIIEIEKKDFQNLVRLRKKEESQQ
- a CDS encoding 7-carboxy-7-deazaguanine synthase QueE, producing the protein MKVRLFEIFTSLEGEGILYGTKTLFVRLAGCPFTCFYCDTKESLPMDSGQEYEIKDACSLIEKNLVDKTYKVNFTGGDPLVQAEAVSEMAKFIQSKKIPTYLESSCFDSKKFAKVLPFIDYVKIELKTKDSDFVDPKHYSTLIENALECLKQSIAAKKPTYIKIVVSSKTELDTFSDLVDKIFKTVSARDLKGFIIQPTYGVAEPTLQKLLSFYDATFSHYSEVRVVPQLHKLIGAP
- the folE gene encoding GTP cyclohydrolase I FolE; amino-acid sequence: MNKDRVKKLVRELIIELGEDPTREGLRGTPDRIADMYEEIFAGYDSDSELSVQFSEDSDAVVVKDIKFYSMCEHHMLPFFGKVSIAYLPSGRVFGVSKLVRLVEKYAKRLQIQERMTKDIADELHAQGVKGVMVLSEAEHLCMKMRGVKNDATMTSAAYRGFYERKENREDVVAIIRNAKSSLL
- a CDS encoding 7-cyano-7-deazaguanine synthase, encoding MKKAVVICSGGLDSLCLGAHLSKQYELYGITFSYGQRASKELEAARKVGKALHLKEHKIIPLDFMKALYGTSNVLTSTKKSLPSKFEYSIVVPIRNAIFVTIATAWAFSLKASLVAYGAHTDDIKYPDCRPAFSKKIEAALNQGEIDGIRLGIRNRIKVWSPYSAGISKSTLVKTGYEKFGEEIFQTWSCYANSKYHCGECESCNNRKAAFIQAKIKDKTKYLA
- a CDS encoding homoserine kinase, which gives rise to MMHSVTAKAPSSTANLGPGFDVFGLALDAFYDTITLTKQKSGITIITNDSIPISPAKNTAGLVVQYMQKKFKVKSGVQIKIKKGVPAGFGMGSSAASAAATAVAFDKLFGLKLNGNTLVECAGVGERASAGSIHYDNVSASVLGGFVIVRTKPLDVIKILPPSDLRLVVAVPKMIVPAKKTEVSRSVVPKQVPLSNSVTNLSNAAAIVAGFVQKDSELIGRSIQDVIVEPARAHLIPGFGSVKKNALKAGALGVTISGAGPSVISFATKKSNLNKIANAMKKGFASAKTDCTVVICKPSSGAKTI